Proteins encoded by one window of Arachis hypogaea cultivar Tifrunner chromosome 1, arahy.Tifrunner.gnm2.J5K5, whole genome shotgun sequence:
- the LOC112792725 gene encoding DExH-box ATP-dependent RNA helicase DExH11 — protein sequence MEYHFKFVSYLKLRDVVLVATYHKWTKLLEKMSQNQCHGCIKLEEHLKSAKEMKKHKKEVHALQFQISDDALQQMPDFQGQIDVRKEIGYIDKDLVVQMKGRVACGMNSGEELICTDYLFENQLNDDLEPEEAVALIVVQPQKSLVHPKQ from the exons ATGGAGTATCACTTTAAATTTGTTTCATATCTTAAGCTGAGAGATGTGGTACTTGTAGCAACATACCACAAATGGACTAAGTTGTTAGAAAAGATGTCTCAGAATCAATGTCATGGGTGTATAAAATTGGAAGAGCACCTAAAGTCAGCTAAAGAGatgaagaagcacaaaaaagaaGTACATGCTCTTCAGTTTCAAATTTCTGATGATGCACTTCAACAGATGCCTGACTTTCAGGGCCag ATAGATGTGCGGAAGGAAATTGGATATATTGATAAAGACCTTGTTGTTCAAATGAAAGGACGTGTTGCCTGTGGGATGAATTCTGGGGAGGAGTTGATTTGCACTGATTACTTGTTTGAGAACCAACTGAATGATGATCTTGAACCAGAAGAAGCGGTGGCATTAATAG TTGTGCAGCCCCAAAAGTCATTGGTCCATCCCAAACAATAG